The following are encoded together in the Phaeobacter porticola genome:
- the modB gene encoding molybdate ABC transporter permease subunit, which yields MQWLGPEEWQAVTLSLKVSFWATLLSLPFGLLVAVVLARWNFRGKALLNGLVHLPLILPPVVTGYILLIVFSGPSPVGTALKSIGIVFAFRWTGAALAAAIMGFPLMVRAMRLSLEAVDPKLEQAAATLGASRVWVFVTITLPLILPGILAGAILGFAKAMGEFGATITFVSNIPGQTRTLPTAIYTFLQVPGGESAALRLVVISIAIAMMALLVSEWLARRLADRVRGTTC from the coding sequence ATGCAGTGGCTGGGTCCAGAGGAATGGCAGGCGGTGACCTTGTCGTTAAAGGTATCGTTCTGGGCAACGCTGCTGTCACTGCCGTTTGGGTTGCTGGTAGCCGTTGTCCTGGCACGATGGAATTTTCGTGGTAAGGCGCTGTTAAACGGGCTGGTTCATCTGCCACTTATCCTGCCACCTGTGGTCACAGGGTACATCTTGCTGATCGTGTTCAGCGGCCCAAGTCCAGTTGGAACAGCGTTGAAATCTATTGGTATTGTCTTTGCCTTCCGCTGGACCGGGGCGGCTCTGGCGGCAGCAATCATGGGATTTCCATTGATGGTGCGCGCGATGCGCTTGTCACTTGAAGCCGTCGACCCAAAGTTGGAACAGGCCGCCGCAACACTTGGTGCTTCGCGTGTCTGGGTCTTTGTTACGATAACGCTACCACTGATCTTACCCGGAATACTGGCCGGCGCGATACTTGGCTTTGCCAAGGCGATGGGAGAATTCGGAGCAACGATCACGTTTGTTTCCAACATTCCGGGCCAGACACGCACATTGCCAACAGCGATCTATACCTTCCTACAGGTCCCCGGTGGCGAAAGTGCGGCACTGCGGCTGGTGGTCATTTCCATAGCAATCGCAATGATGGCACTATTGGTTTCAGAATGGCTCGCTCGTAGGCTGGCAGACCGGGTGCGGGGCACAACATGCTAG